From the Drosophila suzukii chromosome 2 unlocalized genomic scaffold, CBGP_Dsuzu_IsoJpt1.0 scf_2c, whole genome shotgun sequence genome, one window contains:
- the LOC139354227 gene encoding uncharacterized protein gives MKNDAYSKLFPIIVGFHRQEPIPQQGKSAEDLLEYPSGRNMPSGTAGRVKESEPPVIRSPTSSPSRNHRTQPPPASWKLKLQDALAAIARMLGDFLQHQRNDPVSNSAPTPSRPMLESELDIKWLGQNGEASKETLIY, from the exons atgaaaaacGACGCCTATTCCAAGCTGTTTCCCATTATTGTGGGATTTCATCGACAGGAACCAATACCACAACagggcaaatccgcagaaGATTTACTAGAATATCCCAGTggaaggaacatgccgagtgggactGCCGGGCGTGTCAAGGAAT CAGAACCGCCAGTAATAAgatctccgacgagctctccatCGCGGAACCACAGGACTCAACCACCACCAGCTTCTTGGAAGCTAAAGCTGCAGGACGCTCTGGCAGCCATTGCCAGGATGCTaggcgacttcctgcagcatcagcggaaCGACCCCGTCTCCAATTCGGCTCCCACTCCCTCAAGGCCCATGTTGGAATCGGAGCTTGACATCAAATGGCTCGGACAAAATGGTGAAGCATCCAAGGAAACCTTAATCTACTAA